From the Clostridiales bacterium FE2011 genome, one window contains:
- a CDS encoding M20/M25/M40 family metallo-hydrolase, producing the protein MDIWNKSREPKESVSYMVEKITHICRKIGRRSPGSAGEQAAAEYFAGVLEKKCGCAEVKTESFEVHPDSFYGYFYFSAFCDILCGVLFFSEPLLSILFGLLGVLLFIYHFVLYRKPLDPLFPKKQGTNVTAVRPCSGEVKQRIFLNGHTDAAWEFPINYRFGGIAFEIPGIAATVGVFCYMILSFLSLCGVDVYTAGLRCLVFIPFFLLLTITYNPLRVVDGANDNLTGCLMGVTLLKEMEEQGIRLENTEIGVILTGSEEAGLRGAKAWCEAHKDDYRDVPTCVISYDSIYNPDWLMVNRRDLNNTVDSDEDLCDYFLLAAEDAGVPCRDGKVPLFGGATDSAAFTQGGFRSIGITGLSHRLERFYHTRLDTPENLSPGALENCYRATAEFVYAADRDLILVPKEPEEPVVELAEEADLPEEIPEEAFTEEAEEELPETEEEILPEENTEE; encoded by the coding sequence ATGGACATCTGGAACAAGAGCAGGGAACCCAAGGAAAGCGTTTCCTACATGGTGGAGAAGATCACCCACATCTGCCGGAAGATCGGCAGGCGTTCTCCGGGCAGCGCCGGTGAGCAGGCGGCGGCGGAATACTTTGCCGGCGTCCTGGAAAAGAAATGCGGCTGTGCGGAGGTGAAAACGGAGTCCTTTGAGGTACATCCGGATTCTTTCTATGGATATTTTTACTTTTCCGCCTTCTGCGATATCCTCTGCGGGGTGCTCTTTTTCAGCGAACCCCTCCTGAGCATCCTGTTCGGCCTGCTGGGCGTGCTGCTGTTCATCTACCACTTTGTGCTTTACCGCAAGCCGCTGGATCCCTTGTTTCCCAAAAAGCAGGGCACCAACGTCACCGCCGTGCGCCCCTGCAGCGGCGAAGTGAAACAGCGCATTTTCCTGAACGGCCATACGGACGCGGCCTGGGAATTCCCCATCAACTACCGTTTCGGCGGCATTGCCTTTGAAATCCCGGGCATCGCGGCCACCGTCGGCGTGTTCTGTTATATGATCCTGTCCTTCCTGTCCCTGTGCGGCGTGGACGTGTATACCGCGGGACTTCGGTGCCTGGTTTTCATCCCCTTCTTCCTGCTGCTGACCATTACCTATAACCCGCTGCGGGTTGTGGACGGCGCCAACGACAACCTGACCGGCTGCCTGATGGGCGTGACCCTCCTGAAGGAAATGGAAGAGCAGGGCATCCGGCTGGAAAATACCGAGATCGGCGTCATCCTGACCGGATCGGAGGAAGCCGGCCTGCGGGGTGCCAAGGCCTGGTGCGAAGCGCATAAGGATGATTACCGGGACGTGCCCACCTGTGTGATTTCCTATGACTCCATCTATAACCCGGACTGGCTCATGGTCAACCGCCGGGACCTGAACAACACCGTGGACTCGGATGAAGACCTGTGCGACTACTTCCTGCTGGCGGCAGAAGACGCCGGCGTTCCCTGCCGGGACGGCAAGGTGCCGCTCTTCGGCGGCGCCACGGACAGCGCGGCCTTCACCCAGGGCGGTTTCCGGTCTATCGGCATCACCGGCCTCAGCCACAGGCTGGAACGGTTCTATCATACCCGGCTGGATACACCGGAAAACCTGAGCCCCGGCGCGCTGGAAAACTGCTACCGTGCTACCGCGGAGTTTGTTTATGCGGCAGACCGGGACCTGATCCTGGTTCCGAAGGAGCCGGAAGAACCAGTGGTGGAACTGGCGGAAGAAGCGGATCTGCCGGAAGAAATCCCGGAGGAAGCCTTCACTGAAGAGGCAGAAGAAGAACTGCCGGAAACCGAAGAGGAAATCCTGCCGGAAGAAAACACAGAAGAATAA
- a CDS encoding ABC transporter ATP-binding protein, with the protein MAGPGGPRRGSYLTEEEKKNSPKITKELIARVFSYLKPYWKQLLLVLVCIVVSSVCSLFPSILTGNIIDVLTGKDLGGWFGAGISALIRLIVLTLLLYLASNLISVAETYLNSWIAQHISFDMRNQMYRHLQKMSQRFFTSANQGDIITRMTSDISGVESVVTGTFTSILSNTITLVVAVIAMFRKNWILALVGIAVVPLFTLPTRMAGKRRWKLAGEAQACNDEINGILNETLSVSGQLLVKLFGREKSEYERYEEANGRMIKLNIRERMAGRWFFMLLSTLTTIGPMLLYLVGGILIMKHDSTLSVGDITVLVALLGRMYGPVNSLLNIQVDWIRSMAMFTRIFEYYDMKPEIDDKPGAKELTNAKGEIVFDHVDFTYDGERMILKDISFTLHSGDCVAIVGPSGSGKSTIVNLIPRLWDPVKGSVTFDGTDVRDYTLHSLRDEVGVVTQETYLFNGTIRENLLYAKPDATEEEMIEACKKANIYDFIRNQAEGLDTMVGNRGLKLSGGEKQRISIARVLLKDPALLIFDEATSALDSISEAAIQAAINPLIEERTSILIAHRLSTILAADEILVVRDGEIVERGTHKDLVHAGGTYQELYETQFSKAEA; encoded by the coding sequence ATGGCAGGTCCCGGCGGCCCCCGGAGGGGCAGTTACCTCACAGAAGAAGAAAAAAAGAACAGCCCGAAGATTACCAAGGAGCTGATTGCCAGGGTTTTCTCCTACCTGAAGCCCTACTGGAAACAGCTGCTGCTGGTACTGGTATGCATTGTGGTGTCCTCGGTCTGCAGCCTGTTCCCGTCCATCCTCACCGGTAACATCATCGACGTGCTCACCGGCAAGGACCTGGGCGGCTGGTTCGGCGCGGGGATTTCCGCCCTGATCCGGCTGATCGTCCTGACGCTGCTGCTGTACCTGGCCTCCAACCTGATCAGCGTGGCGGAAACCTACCTGAACAGCTGGATCGCCCAGCATATCTCCTTTGATATGCGGAACCAGATGTACCGGCACCTGCAGAAGATGTCCCAGCGTTTCTTCACCTCGGCCAACCAGGGCGACATCATCACCCGGATGACCAGCGATATCTCCGGCGTGGAGAGCGTGGTGACCGGCACCTTCACCAGCATCCTGTCCAACACCATCACCCTGGTGGTGGCGGTGATTGCCATGTTCCGGAAAAACTGGATCCTGGCGCTGGTGGGTATCGCGGTGGTGCCGCTGTTTACCCTGCCCACCCGCATGGCCGGCAAACGCCGGTGGAAGCTGGCGGGGGAGGCCCAGGCCTGCAACGATGAAATCAACGGCATCCTGAACGAGACGCTCTCCGTCAGCGGCCAGCTGCTGGTGAAGCTCTTCGGCCGGGAAAAATCCGAATACGAACGCTATGAGGAAGCCAACGGGCGGATGATCAAACTGAACATCCGGGAGCGGATGGCCGGACGCTGGTTCTTCATGCTGCTCAGCACCCTGACCACCATCGGCCCCATGCTGCTGTACCTGGTGGGCGGCATCCTGATCATGAAGCACGACAGCACCCTGAGCGTCGGTGACATCACGGTGCTGGTGGCGCTGCTCGGCCGCATGTACGGCCCGGTGAACAGCCTGCTGAATATCCAGGTGGACTGGATCCGCTCCATGGCCATGTTTACCCGGATCTTTGAATACTATGACATGAAGCCCGAGATTGACGACAAACCCGGGGCGAAGGAACTGACGAACGCGAAGGGCGAGATCGTCTTTGACCATGTGGACTTTACCTATGACGGGGAGCGGATGATCCTGAAGGATATTTCCTTCACCCTGCACAGCGGGGACTGCGTGGCCATTGTCGGCCCCAGCGGCAGCGGAAAGAGCACCATTGTCAACCTGATTCCCCGGCTCTGGGATCCCGTGAAGGGCAGCGTCACCTTTGACGGCACGGACGTGCGGGATTATACCCTGCATTCCCTGCGGGACGAGGTGGGTGTGGTGACCCAGGAGACCTACCTGTTCAACGGCACTATCCGGGAGAACCTGCTCTATGCCAAGCCGGACGCTACGGAGGAAGAGATGATCGAGGCATGCAAAAAGGCCAACATCTATGACTTCATCCGGAACCAGGCGGAAGGCCTGGATACCATGGTGGGCAACCGGGGCCTGAAGCTGTCCGGCGGTGAGAAACAGCGGATTTCCATTGCCCGGGTGCTGTTGAAGGATCCGGCCCTGCTGATCTTTGACGAGGCGACGTCCGCCCTGGATTCCATCTCCGAGGCGGCGATCCAGGCGGCCATCAATCCGCTGATCGAGGAGCGTACCTCCATCCTGATCGCCCACCGGCTGTCCACGATCCTGGCGGCGGATGAGATCCTGGTGGTCCGGGACGGAGAAATCGTGGAGCGGGGTACGCATAAGGACCTGGTTCATGCCGGCGGCACCTACCAGGAGCTGTATGAAACCCAGTTCAGCAAAGCGGAAGCGTAA
- a CDS encoding leucine-rich repeat domain-containing protein, with translation MKPFRYRLWTCLLFALLLTAVFAAPALADEEGTCGDNLTWKLENETLTISGTGAMPDFRTDESVQKPYLWYTLPGTTAPWDGLKFRSLVIEEGVTSIGANAFNCHTELITVSLPDTLKSIGDKAFCYCENMTDFLFPEGVETIGVSAFGDCRGLRNVILPEALTELEYGAFQCCNAIEKITLSDSVKSIAETAFYACFSLKEINLPASLTRIEAGAFASCESLEKVVVERDSYAETFCAKAGLPYAYAQAPVVFGSEGGDGIGWKLENGTLMISGTGAMDNYMRMMGGSQQTTAPWDGQKITRVVVEPGITSIGAFAFWGCEQLKTVVLPDTVTVIGKFAFENCILLREITLPESVTEIGKKAFSQCGSLRTITLPASVSTIGEDAFAGCEKLKDVAVVPGSYAEQYCVENNLPYNSGSAVPEETPAPVPIAVEKAKNTCGKDLTWTLEEDGTLRISGTGRMENYVEIRKEPDKNGKTQYGSSAPWSDSNSGIARVVIEEGVTYIGSQAFTGCAMTEVSLPGSLTSIGEGAFEHCEKLTTAALPDSVTEIGMFVFSECTGLTEIRLSASLTSIGAAAFENCTKLAEITLPESVTNAGMYVFHNCTALNTVTLPDSLQALGEFAFDGCEKLKTVIVPKDSYAEQYCSLRDIEYIYTGSSTEAIPTEAPHGVCGKNLIWTLDNDGTLTISGFGKMDDYDAIYSEPDEYGGSFLLRTTAPWYGRTIYRVVVEEGVERIGSYAFYHCEMLRTIHLPDTLKAAGSYAFGFTKVVDMDLPDSLTSIGASLFFGCHSLESVKLPAGIKLIPADMFCGCDVLRDIVLPETVQRIDTYAFCYCSSLREINLPAAVFDIGSKAFGECTGLENVIVARGSYAEEYCRKQGLPYTYIDGTKPENSGSVYEEGRCGANLSWKLEDGTLTISGTGAMDNYTTKMSGNSVAGVTSPWDARPIDTIIVEEGVTSIGDRAFTYLDKVTEIDLPETLVSIGSEAFGETAITAIQVPESVKTIGSCAFQGCFSLRKIKLPSTLDCIEFAILENCNSLTDIQIPDTVTSIEAHAFGGCSSMYELRIPDSVTRLDETAFEYCPNLRLVVGRDSAAESFCIRNNLKYSYAENK, from the coding sequence ATGAAACCATTCAGGTACAGATTATGGACCTGCCTGCTGTTCGCCTTGCTGCTTACAGCAGTGTTTGCCGCGCCTGCCCTGGCGGATGAGGAGGGTACCTGCGGCGACAATCTGACCTGGAAGTTGGAAAACGAAACGCTGACGATTTCCGGCACGGGGGCAATGCCGGATTTCAGGACGGATGAAAGCGTACAGAAGCCCTATCTTTGGTATACCCTGCCCGGCACAACCGCTCCCTGGGACGGACTGAAGTTCAGATCCCTTGTGATTGAGGAAGGCGTTACGTCCATCGGGGCCAACGCGTTTAACTGCCATACGGAGCTGATCACCGTTTCCCTGCCGGACACCCTGAAATCCATCGGGGATAAAGCGTTCTGTTACTGTGAAAACATGACGGACTTTCTTTTCCCGGAGGGCGTTGAGACAATCGGTGTTTCCGCGTTCGGAGACTGCCGCGGGCTGAGGAACGTCATCCTGCCGGAAGCGCTTACGGAGCTTGAATACGGCGCGTTCCAGTGTTGCAATGCCATTGAAAAAATCACCCTGTCCGACAGCGTGAAGTCCATTGCGGAAACGGCTTTTTATGCTTGCTTCAGCCTGAAGGAAATCAACCTGCCTGCTTCCCTGACCAGGATTGAGGCCGGTGCGTTCGCGTCCTGTGAAAGCCTTGAAAAGGTGGTTGTGGAAAGGGACAGCTATGCGGAAACGTTCTGCGCGAAAGCCGGCCTGCCCTACGCCTACGCACAGGCGCCTGTGGTCTTCGGCAGCGAAGGCGGGGACGGCATAGGCTGGAAGCTGGAAAACGGCACCCTGATGATTTCCGGCACGGGAGCAATGGATAACTATATGCGCATGATGGGCGGCAGCCAGCAGACGACCGCGCCGTGGGACGGCCAGAAGATCACGCGGGTGGTGGTGGAGCCCGGTATTACCTCCATCGGCGCTTTCGCGTTCTGGGGATGCGAACAGCTGAAAACGGTTGTCCTGCCCGATACAGTGACAGTGATCGGGAAATTTGCCTTTGAAAACTGCATCCTGCTGCGTGAAATCACCCTGCCGGAAAGCGTGACCGAAATCGGAAAGAAAGCGTTCAGCCAGTGCGGAAGCCTGAGAACGATCACCCTGCCCGCTTCTGTCAGCACAATCGGGGAAGACGCGTTCGCCGGCTGCGAAAAGCTGAAGGACGTGGCAGTGGTACCGGGAAGCTATGCCGAACAGTACTGTGTTGAGAACAACCTCCCGTATAACAGCGGCAGCGCTGTTCCGGAGGAGACGCCGGCACCCGTACCGATCGCTGTGGAGAAGGCGAAAAACACCTGCGGCAAAGACCTGACCTGGACGCTGGAGGAAGACGGTACGCTGCGGATTTCCGGTACGGGCAGGATGGAAAATTATGTTGAGATCCGGAAAGAACCGGATAAAAACGGCAAAACACAGTACGGATCCTCCGCACCGTGGAGCGACAGCAACAGCGGCATCGCCCGGGTTGTGATTGAGGAAGGAGTTACGTATATCGGGTCCCAGGCCTTTACCGGCTGCGCCATGACAGAGGTTTCCCTGCCGGGATCCCTCACTTCCATCGGGGAGGGCGCTTTCGAGCATTGCGAGAAACTGACGACGGCCGCTTTGCCGGATTCGGTGACCGAGATCGGAATGTTTGTGTTCAGCGAATGTACCGGCCTGACGGAAATCCGGCTTTCTGCTTCCCTGACGTCCATCGGGGCGGCGGCTTTTGAAAACTGTACGAAGCTTGCGGAGATCACCCTGCCGGAGTCTGTCACCAACGCCGGAATGTATGTATTCCATAACTGTACGGCGCTGAATACCGTCACCCTGCCTGATTCCCTCCAGGCGCTTGGGGAGTTTGCTTTTGACGGCTGCGAAAAACTGAAGACTGTTATTGTGCCGAAGGACAGCTACGCTGAACAGTACTGCAGCCTGAGGGATATTGAATATATCTACACGGGCAGCAGTACGGAAGCCATTCCGACAGAAGCGCCGCACGGCGTCTGCGGTAAAAACCTGATCTGGACGCTGGACAATGACGGTACGCTGACCATTTCCGGGTTTGGGAAAATGGATGATTATGATGCAATTTATTCCGAGCCTGATGAATACGGCGGGTCATTCCTCCTGCGCACAACGGCGCCCTGGTACGGCCGCACAATTTACCGGGTAGTGGTTGAGGAAGGCGTGGAACGGATCGGAAGCTATGCGTTCTACCACTGTGAAATGCTTCGGACGATCCATCTGCCGGATACGCTGAAAGCAGCCGGATCCTATGCTTTCGGTTTTACCAAAGTGGTGGATATGGACCTGCCTGATTCCCTCACCTCCATCGGGGCGAGCCTCTTCTTCGGCTGCCATTCCCTGGAAAGCGTGAAGCTGCCTGCCGGTATCAAGCTGATTCCCGCAGATATGTTCTGCGGTTGTGACGTCCTGCGGGATATTGTCCTGCCAGAGACTGTTCAGCGTATTGACACATATGCGTTCTGCTACTGCAGCAGCCTGAGGGAGATTAACCTGCCCGCCGCCGTCTTTGACATCGGCAGCAAGGCCTTTGGGGAATGTACAGGCCTGGAGAACGTCATTGTTGCCCGGGGCAGCTACGCGGAGGAATACTGCCGCAAACAGGGACTGCCCTATACATATATCGACGGTACAAAGCCGGAGAATTCCGGCAGCGTATACGAGGAAGGCCGCTGCGGTGCGAATCTGTCCTGGAAGCTGGAAGACGGTACGCTGACCATTTCCGGCACCGGAGCAATGGACAATTATACCACCAAAATGTCTGGGAACTCCGTTGCCGGCGTCACCTCGCCGTGGGACGCAAGACCGATCGATACCATTATTGTGGAAGAGGGCGTCACATCTATCGGAGACCGCGCTTTTACCTACCTGGATAAGGTGACAGAGATTGACCTGCCTGAAACGCTTGTCTCTATCGGCAGTGAAGCTTTCGGGGAAACCGCGATCACTGCAATTCAGGTTCCGGAGTCGGTCAAAACGATCGGATCCTGTGCGTTTCAGGGCTGCTTCAGCCTGCGGAAGATCAAACTGCCATCGACCCTTGACTGCATTGAGTTTGCAATCCTCGAGAATTGCAATTCGCTGACGGATATCCAAATCCCGGATACTGTAACGTCCATTGAGGCGCATGCGTTTGGCGGTTGTTCAAGCATGTACGAACTCAGGATTCCGGATTCCGTAACCAGGCTGGATGAAACGGCGTTTGAATACTGTCCCAATCTTCGCCTGGTTGTCGGGCGGGACAGCGCCGCAGAAAGCTTCTGCATCCGGAACAACCTGAAGTATTCTTACGCGGAGAATAAGTAA
- a CDS encoding leucine-rich repeat protein produces the protein MDIRKSKMWILLLLVAVLLMLIYGMKSSCGENLKWNLKDGTLTITGSGRMNDYKGIPGDRGADGNRRMLCVDTPWEDHKISRIVVEDGVTSIGNYAFAFCPGLREIILPDTVTSIGDSVFDGSESLEMIYVAEGSYAEAYCISNELPYAHLTV, from the coding sequence ATGGACATCCGAAAGAGCAAAATGTGGATTTTGCTGCTGCTTGTCGCGGTTTTGCTGATGCTGATATACGGCATGAAAAGCTCCTGCGGGGAAAACCTGAAATGGAACCTGAAGGACGGTACGCTGACAATTACCGGCAGCGGACGGATGAATGACTATAAAGGAATCCCCGGAGACCGCGGGGCGGATGGAAACCGCCGCATGCTGTGTGTGGATACGCCCTGGGAGGATCACAAAATCTCCCGGATTGTGGTGGAGGACGGGGTTACTTCCATTGGCAATTACGCCTTTGCCTTCTGCCCGGGCCTGAGGGAGATTATCCTGCCGGACACGGTCACCTCTATCGGGGATTCCGTGTTTGACGGCAGTGAAAGCCTGGAGATGATCTACGTTGCGGAGGGCAGTTACGCGGAAGCATACTGCATCAGCAACGAACTGCCGTACGCGCACCTGACGGTCTGA
- a CDS encoding Crp/Fnr family transcriptional regulator, producing MNAETLKQLPYWDELTQSEKQQVAQSAYIRYYAPGERLFGPDVECVGMVHLLSGASRAYLLSDEGREVTLFRLEEGDNCIISAASVLAQINFESYMVVEQPASILIVPVKLFGELCENNIHVRCFAYELATQRFSQVVAAIEQTLFSRLDKRLAKYLLETYEKTGIRDIRMTQEELARQVNSVRETVGRMLKRFAGEGLIENRRGTVVLKDLEKLEKTAKK from the coding sequence ATGAACGCAGAAACGCTGAAACAGCTCCCTTACTGGGATGAACTTACGCAGAGTGAGAAACAGCAGGTGGCGCAGTCCGCCTATATCCGGTATTACGCGCCGGGCGAGCGGCTTTTTGGTCCGGATGTGGAATGCGTGGGCATGGTCCACCTTCTCAGCGGGGCTTCCAGGGCTTACCTGCTTTCGGATGAAGGCAGGGAAGTGACCCTGTTCCGGCTGGAGGAGGGGGATAACTGCATCATTTCCGCTGCCAGCGTGCTGGCACAGATCAACTTTGAATCCTATATGGTGGTTGAGCAGCCTGCCAGTATCCTGATTGTCCCCGTGAAACTGTTCGGCGAGCTCTGCGAGAATAATATCCATGTACGCTGCTTCGCCTATGAGCTGGCAACCCAGCGGTTCTCCCAGGTGGTTGCCGCGATTGAGCAGACCCTTTTCTCCCGGCTGGACAAGCGGCTGGCCAAATACCTGCTGGAAACCTATGAGAAAACCGGGATCCGGGATATCCGGATGACCCAGGAGGAGCTGGCCCGCCAGGTCAATTCCGTCCGGGAAACCGTGGGCAGGATGCTCAAGCGTTTCGCCGGGGAAGGCCTGATCGAAAACCGGCGGGGGACTGTTGTACTGAAGGATCTTGAGAAACTGGAGAAAACCGCAAAAAAGTAA
- a CDS encoding AEC family transporter encodes MFLILIRQILQMFLLAGIGFLLFRCGKITREGSRTIGNILIYVSLPAVIINGFLVERTAEHVYGLLWSAAASFVLLLVSVLVSHFVFRKDPVGAFASSFSNPGFFGIPLVIAALGEGAVFYAAPFIALLNIGQWTYGVSRLNGQPVLQGLQPKKLIRAPFVIALLAGVTLFALQLPLPEIISGGLRTVAGLNTPLAMFTVGIYLAQTDIPGMLKRKSLGLISAVRLLAIPLIALLLLWLLPERMQEMRTVLLICAACPVGSNVAVYAQLYGKDYPYAVETVVFSTVLSLASIPLITYLSSLIW; translated from the coding sequence ATGTTTTTGATTCTGATCAGACAGATCCTGCAGATGTTCCTGCTGGCGGGCATCGGGTTCCTGCTTTTCCGGTGCGGCAAGATCACCCGGGAAGGCAGCCGGACGATCGGGAATATCCTGATTTACGTCTCCCTGCCTGCGGTCATCATCAACGGGTTCCTGGTGGAGCGGACGGCGGAGCATGTATACGGCCTCTTATGGAGCGCCGCCGCGTCCTTTGTGCTGCTGCTCGTGTCTGTGCTGGTTTCCCATTTTGTATTCCGGAAGGACCCGGTCGGGGCCTTTGCTTCTTCCTTTTCGAATCCCGGCTTTTTCGGTATCCCCCTGGTGATTGCCGCTCTGGGGGAGGGTGCGGTGTTTTATGCCGCCCCGTTTATCGCGCTGCTGAATATCGGCCAGTGGACTTACGGGGTTTCCCGGCTGAACGGCCAGCCGGTGCTGCAGGGCCTGCAGCCGAAAAAGCTGATCCGGGCGCCTTTTGTGATCGCGCTGCTGGCAGGCGTTACGCTGTTCGCGTTACAGCTGCCCCTGCCGGAGATCATCAGCGGCGGCCTGCGCACGGTGGCGGGGCTGAACACGCCCCTGGCCATGTTCACGGTCGGCATTTACCTGGCGCAGACGGATATCCCCGGGATGCTGAAGCGCAAATCCCTCGGGCTGATTTCCGCTGTCCGGCTGCTGGCAATTCCGCTGATCGCCTTGCTGCTTCTGTGGCTCCTGCCGGAGCGCATGCAGGAAATGAGGACCGTGCTGCTGATCTGTGCCGCCTGCCCGGTGGGCTCCAATGTGGCGGTGTATGCCCAGCTGTACGGCAAGGATTATCCTTACGCGGTGGAGACGGTGGTGTTTTCCACGGTGCTCTCCCTTGCCTCCATTCCGCTGATTACCTATCTGTCTTCCCTGATCTGGTAA
- a CDS encoding alpha/beta hydrolase, whose amino-acid sequence MKAKKKLACFFPGIGYTCDKPLLYYSRSLLQKMGWEVVCVPYSGFPAGVKGNAEKKEQCVRMAAEQAEAMLKKIRWNKYEDILFVGKSVGTVIGPAYAKAHGIDCRQILFTPVEDTFAYTGIKAIAFHGTADTWAESDVIRANCHRLGIPLYETPDANHSLETGHVGRDIRELGKIMRLVRYFAAGEER is encoded by the coding sequence ATGAAAGCGAAGAAAAAACTGGCATGCTTTTTCCCGGGAATTGGCTATACCTGTGACAAGCCGCTGCTGTATTACAGCCGCAGCCTCCTGCAGAAGATGGGCTGGGAAGTGGTCTGCGTGCCCTATTCCGGTTTTCCGGCCGGGGTGAAGGGCAACGCGGAGAAAAAGGAACAGTGCGTCAGGATGGCCGCGGAGCAGGCGGAAGCCATGCTGAAGAAGATCCGGTGGAACAAGTATGAAGATATCCTCTTCGTCGGCAAAAGCGTTGGTACGGTGATCGGCCCTGCCTACGCCAAGGCACACGGCATTGACTGCCGCCAGATCCTTTTCACCCCGGTGGAGGATACCTTCGCCTATACCGGTATCAAGGCGATTGCCTTCCACGGAACCGCGGACACCTGGGCGGAGTCGGACGTCATCCGGGCAAACTGCCACCGGCTGGGGATCCCGCTGTATGAAACGCCGGATGCCAATCACTCCCTGGAAACCGGCCATGTGGGACGGGACATCCGGGAGCTGGGAAAGATCATGCGGCTGGTTCGCTATTTCGCGGCAGGCGAGGAACGGTAA
- a CDS encoding peptide deformylase encodes MVREIIHDPIFLQRKSLNATAADLPIAEDLVDTLQANADRCVGLAANMIGKRKRIIAFCNGPLIMVMLNPKIINKDGEYETEEGCLSLDGVRKTKRYRSITVTWQDMDMNKRTGTLSGYAAQIVQHELDHCEGILI; translated from the coding sequence ATGGTAAGGGAGATCATTCACGATCCGATTTTTCTGCAGCGCAAGTCTTTGAACGCGACAGCTGCGGATCTGCCGATCGCGGAAGATCTGGTGGACACGCTGCAGGCCAACGCGGATCGGTGTGTCGGGCTGGCGGCGAACATGATCGGAAAGCGGAAACGGATCATTGCCTTCTGCAACGGCCCGCTGATCATGGTGATGCTGAACCCGAAGATCATCAATAAGGACGGGGAGTACGAAACGGAGGAAGGGTGCCTGTCCCTGGACGGCGTCCGGAAGACCAAACGGTACAGAAGCATTACCGTCACCTGGCAGGATATGGACATGAACAAGCGGACCGGAACCCTGTCCGGCTACGCTGCCCAGATTGTCCAGCATGAGCTGGATCACTGCGAAGGAATCCTGATCTGA
- a CDS encoding DUF4177 domain-containing protein, with protein MYEYYVEACNVREAEGLMNQLAAEGWRVITVTPDIARGHGVVITFERQKG; from the coding sequence ATGTATGAGTATTATGTGGAGGCCTGCAACGTCAGGGAGGCCGAGGGCCTGATGAATCAGTTGGCTGCGGAAGGCTGGCGCGTCATCACCGTCACTCCCGATATCGCCAGGGGGCACGGTGTGGTCATCACTTTTGAGCGCCAGAAGGGCTAA